The genomic window GCTCGTCGGCGCTCTTCTCGGTCGACACCTCGCTTCCGAGCGAACGGAATCCCTTGAAGTACTTCGGGGAGACGGGGATGTCATCGTGTTCGACTCCGTCGGGAAGGTCGTCGTATCCCTGGGGGACGTAGCCGTCTTCGGGGTATCCGTCGACCCACTCGGGGACTAGGAAGTTCCAGGTCGTGTCCCAGACAGCCTCCTCGTCGAACTGGAGTATCGGCTGGATACGGTCGTGGGGCGGATACTTGTCGGAGTCGTGGCGCGGCGAGAAGAATGTCTCGTCGGCACGTGCCTCCTGTTCGTCCCACCGCACTCCCGAGATCACGCCGTCGACGTCGTTCTCTTCGAGTGCGTCGTTGAGCGCGACAGTCTTGAGAAGATGGTTTCCAACGTAGGTGTCGAGGAGGAACGGGAAGGTGTCTTCCTCATACTCTAACTTCTCGCGCACCTCTCTCTGGTTCTTCTCGTTGAGGTCGTCGACACGTACCTCGTCGCCGGGCTTCTCGGCGTTGTCGGCGACGTCGTCGTTCCGTGCGTATATAACGTCGAAGCCGAGTTGGTCGCTCCAGTCCTCGACGAATCCGAGTATAGAGTCGAAGTGCTGGAAATGGTCTATGAAGATAGCGGGAGGCATCTCGTACCCAAGTTCGTCGGCAACCTCCTTCACGACGTAGAGGGTGAGTGTCGAGTCCTTTCCGCCGGTCCACATCACAGCGGGGTTGTCGTACTCCTCGAGAGCCTTCTCACAGACGTCGATGCCCTTCTCGACCTTGTCGGCGAGCGAGGGGTAGTCCTCGGGACTCTCACCCTCGCCGTCTGAGTAGTCTACGCTAACGTACTCCGGAAATCCGTCTGGCATGACCTACTCTTAGTCGGGATACGGATAAGTGAGTTGTGGTCTCTACTCCTATCTTGATTCAGCGAGAGAATCCCGCCCTTCCCGTGAG from Candidatus Afararchaeum irisae includes these protein-coding regions:
- a CDS encoding phosphoadenosine phosphosulfate reductase family protein, producing MPDGFPEYVSVDYSDGEGESPEDYPSLADKVEKGIDVCEKALEEYDNPAVMWTGGKDSTLTLYVVKEVADELGYEMPPAIFIDHFQHFDSILGFVEDWSDQLGFDVIYARNDDVADNAEKPGDEVRVDDLNEKNQREVREKLEYEEDTFPFLLDTYVGNHLLKTVALNDALEENDVDGVISGVRWDEQEARADETFFSPRHDSDKYPPHDRIQPILQFDEEAVWDTTWNFLVPEWVDGYPEDGYVPQGYDDLPDGVEHDDIPVSPKYFKGFRSLGSEVSTEKSADEPAWLQNLDETTERAGRAQDKEDLMERLRDLGYM